The sequence below is a genomic window from Acidobacteriota bacterium.
TGGTGAATTCGGGCAGGAACTTCGCAATCGGATCATTGAGCAGAAAGTGGCCTTCTTCATACAGCATCATCAACGCGACTGAGGCAATCGGCTTGGTCATGGAAGCAATGCGAAAGATCGTGTCATTGGTCATCGGCGCTTTGCTTTCGGCGTCGCGATAACCAACCGAATCCAGGTACACCACCTTGCCGCGCCGAGCCACCATCGTCACCACACCGGGAACCAACCCTTTGTCAACGTATCGCTGCATTCCTGTGCGAATGCGCGCCAAGCGCTCCGAAGACATGCCGACGTCTTCAGGCTTGGCGGTGGGCAACCCCGTTGCTTTGCCTTGCGAATGTGCGGGCGAATTTCCGACCGTGACCGAAAAGATAATTGTGGCAATCAGCGAAAAAGCAGGCAGTCGTTTCATGGTGCCTCCAAAAAGTAGATCAAACTGCCAAGTTTGATCTGCATGCCTCATCGCCCTCCGGCAAAACAGGGCGGTTCAGCAATCTGAGCAAGCTGGCAGCTTGCTCTACTTCGACTAAAGCGCGCGCGTGACTTCGATGATTTTTTGCGCCAGTTGTTCGACCTTTTGATCCAGCGTGTCACCGCTGACGAATTCGCAGTTGATGTCTTTGACCGGGATGATCAGTTCGATAATATCGTAATAGCTGCCACCCGTACGGATTTCGGCAGCATTTACGGTAAGGTCTTCCAGCGCCAGTTTCGTGATCGGCTGGCGTGAAGACATCATAATATCGCGGGTCTTGGGAATGCGCGGGACGTTTTGATCGTTGTTTGTGACGGTGACGACTAGCGGCATTTGCGCTTCAACCCGCTCCCAACCGTTGTCGGTCTGGCGCTTCAGCAACAAGCCTTCGCCGTTTTTCTCAATATTGTCCACAAACGAAACCGCTGGAACGTCCAACTCCTCGGCCAGTAAACCGCCGGTTTGGCCAACGCCCCAATCACCGGATTCGCGCCCGACCATTACCAGATCGAAGCCGCCGAGTTTGCGAATCGCCGCGGCCAGAACTTGGGCTACCGCCAGCGGATCAGGATTCGACGCGCCGTCATTTGCAACCAGCACGGCGTTATCAGCTTTCATCGCCAGAGCTTTTCTAAGTGAGTCTTCGGCGCTGTCGGCCCCGTAAATCAGCACGGTGATTTTGGCGTCGGGCGCAGATTTTTCGCGGAATTGCAGCGCGGTTTCCAAGGCGTTTTCGCAGAAGATGTTGGTGACCAGATTGGCATTGCCCCGCACGGCTTCGCGCGTTTCGGCATCTACGCGAAAATCGCGCACGGGAATTTCCGGATCAAGAATCTGTTTCAGACAAACAATAATGTTCATGACGGGAGCTTTGCGGTTTGAGAAAAGCGGCGCGTATAATCTGCGCCGTAGATTAACTTACCGAGCGGTCAGTCTATTCTCCGCTGAAAGATACTGTCAAGTTTTGCTCAATTTCAGAAAAGGGTTCAACGATGCAAATTTTAAGAACACCGGACGAACGGTTCACGAATCTCGCCGAATACAACTTTGCGCCGAATTACGTCGAAGTCAGCCACCAAAACACCACCTTGCGAGTGCATTACCTGGATGAAGGGATGCGCAATGCTGCGCCGGTGTTGTTGTTGCACGGCGAACCTTCTTGGTGTTACCTATACCGCAAAATGATTCCGATTCTGATTGCTGCCGGTCACAGGGTTATCGCACCGGACCTGATCGGATTTGGCCGTTCGGACAAACCCGCCGCGCGTGAAGATTACAGCTATCAGCTTCACGTGGACACAATGACGGATTTCATCAATGCGTTGAATCTGCGGAATATTACGCTCTTCGGACAGGATTGGGGCGGATTGATCGGGTTGCGAATCGCGGCAGAAAACCCGGATCGGTTTGCGCGAATTGTCGCGGCCAACACGTTTTTGCCGACCGGCGACCAA
It includes:
- a CDS encoding electron transfer flavoprotein subunit beta/FixA family protein, with product MNIIVCLKQILDPEIPVRDFRVDAETREAVRGNANLVTNIFCENALETALQFREKSAPDAKITVLIYGADSAEDSLRKALAMKADNAVLVANDGASNPDPLAVAQVLAAAIRKLGGFDLVMVGRESGDWGVGQTGGLLAEELDVPAVSFVDNIEKNGEGLLLKRQTDNGWERVEAQMPLVVTVTNNDQNVPRIPKTRDIMMSSRQPITKLALEDLTVNAAEIRTGGSYYDIIELIIPVKDINCEFVSGDTLDQKVEQLAQKIIEVTRAL
- a CDS encoding haloalkane dehalogenase, producing MQILRTPDERFTNLAEYNFAPNYVEVSHQNTTLRVHYLDEGMRNAAPVLLLHGEPSWCYLYRKMIPILIAAGHRVIAPDLIGFGRSDKPAAREDYSYQLHVDTMTDFINALNLRNITLFGQDWGGLIGLRIAAENPDRFARIVAANTFLPTGDQKPSEGFLRWQQYSQTVENFHVGGIIKGGCVTELAPEVIAAYNAPFPDDSYKAGARQFPMLVPTTPDNPASETNRKAWEVLKKWNKPFLTAFSDSDPVTRGADAVLQKLIPGAAGQPHTTITGAGHFLQEDKGEELANVIVDFIARN